The Papaver somniferum cultivar HN1 chromosome 3, ASM357369v1, whole genome shotgun sequence genome includes a region encoding these proteins:
- the LOC113356706 gene encoding ruvB-like 2, which produces MAELKLSESRDLTRIERIGAHSHIRGLGLDSALEPRDVSEGMVGQAPARKAAGVILQMIKEGKIAGRAVLLAGQPGTGKTAIAMGMAKSLGQETPFAMMAGSELFSLEMSKTEALMQAFRKSIGVRIKEETEVIEAEVVEVQIDRPAVAGAASKTGKMTLKTTDMETVYDLGAKMIEALGKQKVQSGDVIAIDKSSGKITKLGRSFARSRDYDAMGPQTKFVQCPEGELQKRKEVVHCVTLHEIDVINSRTQGFLALFTGDTGEIRAEVREQIDTKVAEWREEGKAEIVPGVLFIDEVHMLDIECFSFLNRALENDMAPILVVATNRGITNIRGTNYKSPHGIPIDLLDRLLIISTQPYSEDEIRKILDIRSQEEDVEMSDDAKVLLTKIGVEASLRYAIHLITAASLACQKRKGKVVEMEDISRVYQLFLDVKRSTQYLMEYQNQYMFNEVPTREGGDEDDATAVHS; this is translated from the exons ATGGCGGAACTAAAACTATCAGAAAGTCGAGACCTTACTCGAATCGAACGTATAGGAGCACACTCTCACATTCGAGGGCTTGGTTTAGATTCTGCCCTAGAACCTCGAGATGTATCAGAAGGCATGGTAGGTCAAGCTCCTGCTCGCAAAGCAGCTGGAGTCATTCTTCAGATGATTAAAGAAGGTAAAATCGCTGGTAGAGCTGTTCTTTTAGCTGGTCAACCCGGAACAGGTAAAACTGCAATCGCTATGGGTATGGCTAAATCTTTAGGTCAAGAAACCCCTTTTGCTATGATGGCTGGTAGTGAACTTTTCTCATTGGAAATGTCAAAGACTGAAGCCCTAATGCAAGCTTTTCGTAAGTCTATTGGTGTTAGAATTAAGGAAGAAACTGAAGTAATTGAAGctgaagttgttgaagttcagatTGATAGACCTGCTGTTGCTGGTGCTGCATCAAAAACTGGGAAGATGACTTTAAAAACTACTGATATGGAAACAGTTTATGATTTGGGTGCAAAGATGATTGAAGCTCTTGGTAAACAGAAAGTTCAGAGTGGTGATGTTATTGCTATTGATAAGAGTTCTGGAAAAATTACTAAACTTGGGAGATCTTTTGCTAGGTCTAGAGATTATGATGCTATGGGTCCTCAAACTAAGTTTGTTCAGTGTCCAGAAGGGGAGTTGCAGAAGAGAAAAGAAGTTGTTCATTGTGTTACTCTTCATGAAATTGATGTTATTAACAGCAG GACACAGGGATTCTTAGCTCTCTTCACTGGTGATACAGGTGAAATCCGTGCGGAAGTGAGAGAACAGATTGACACAAAAGTGGCGGAATGGAGAGAGGAAGGGAAGGCAGAGATTGTGCCTGGTGTCTTGTTTATTGATGAGGTTCACATGCTTGACATTGAATGTTTCTCTTTTCTGAATCGTGCTTTAGAAAATGATATGGCACCTATCTTAGTGGTTGCCACCAATAGAGGAATCACAAATATCCGAGGTACAAACTACAAATCCCCACACGGGATCCCGATCGACCTCCTTGACCGTTTGCTTATCATCTCAACACAACCCTACAGTGAGGATGAGATCCGTAAGATCCTCGACATTAGGTCCCAAGAGGAAGATGTTGAAATGTCTGATGATGCAAAGGTTTTGCTAACAAAAATTGGGGTAGAAGCATCTTTAAGGTATGCGATCCACCTCATAACAGCTGCGTCATTGGCTTGCCAAAAGAGGAAGGGAAAGGTTGTTGAGATGGAGGATATCAGCAGAGTGTACCAGTTGTTTCTGGACGTGAAGAGATCAACACAATACTTGATGGAATATCAGAACCAGTATATGTTCAACGAGGTTCCAACAAGAGAGGGaggtgatgaagatgatgctacTGCTGTGCATTCCTGA
- the LOC113361422 gene encoding uncharacterized protein LOC113361422 encodes MNNLECSSECESGWTMYLEHSLVSLNPCKSNGQFSDFECNYNRKVTKEVYAVEKEEEEDLSMVSDASSGPAHFLEHEDYCTENGNFSASSSSLNNKSSKRQKKIGQKHSSDSLLDDTASSPMSPIYSFSKNSNFTFTNKKVSIDNLLGFSQDFITTTHFKEKKSTLGKSFGSLKSSLPEKYLKQNQ; translated from the exons ATGAATAATTTGGAATGCAGTAGTGAATGTGAATCAGGCTGGACTATGTATTTAGAGCATTCTTTGGTCTCTCTAAACCCCTGCAAGAGCAACGGTCAGTTTAGCGATTTTGAGTGCAATTACAACCGGAAGGTAACGAAAGAAGTTTATGCtgtagaaaaagaagaagaggaagacttGTCAATGGTTTCTGATGCTTCTTCCGGTCCTGCACATTTTCTTGAACATGAAGATTACTGTACTGAAAATGGGAATTTctccgcttcatcatcttctttgaacaataaaagcaGTAAAAGGCAGAAGAAAATTGGACAAAAACATTCTTCTGATTCTCTTCTTGATGATACTGCTAGTTCTCCTATGAGTCCTATCTACAGCTTCTCCAAG AACAGTAATTTCACATTCACCAACAAAAAGGTTTCCATAGATAATCTTCTTGGTTTCTCACAAGACTTCATCACCACAACTCATTTCAAG gaaaaaaaatcaacattggGGAAGAGTTTTGGTTCTCTGAAATCTTCTTTGCCAGAAAAATATCTAAAACAGAACCA GTAA